TGAATTTCATTTGATTGACAATTTCTTAGCGTAAACTGGAGTAataaatgtttcttttttttattatttacgcTATATACCATACAATCAGaactatagtttaatttttaaataacaaaaatgttatATACTACCGTCTAGTTTAAACTTGTTGGTAATTCTTTATAACTTTGATTTTCCTTCTAGTCATTCGGTAAGTCATACTCCTTTCGTctcaatatagatgatgttttagaaagagtattttgtttcaatttataTGAAATTTCGAAGTTTTAAGattaattttaactttattggaaactgttcaatcaattaaattttacggtctttttaataattagttaaatgatttaaaaattttatccttaaaaatatttttaaaaatataaatttcttaaTCTTTATGCACTAAGTCAAAAAATTAAgtattatgaaacaaaatgaGTATTTATTTAACTGTTGGCCTTCTTGGAATCTCAATAATAAGagaattttattagaaaatggAACCATTCTTGCGAAATCATGAggtatttttatatgtaaaagtTGAACACTAGCTCGAAGAATATAGCATGGCCCTGGCgtgttagagcatctccaaaaaaaaaactctattttgaagtttccaaaactctatatttgaagtttaaatgtgttcttctccaaaagcaaaactccAAACTCAacttaaaaactatttatattttataatatgatcattatatttttcataaataatatgaattcataaaacttttgcaAAAAACTagcatatatataaacatattacaacaatattaataaaaaaatattctattaaatataaaaatttaattaaaaataacttaattaatattaaacttcaaacaaaataccataatatttcataaaatgatTTCCGtatatgcatatatgatctattagtgcatttcgaagtaaaaatggctctcctcatttttactttgtagattacgagctaAAAGTTGTTGAAATTGGGTAatattgatacttgtaaatacattagatcggaacaagaaagtaaaagagaaacataaaatattgctaaaagactcATTTCTtttcgatgatattaatactcgtgaatatattcgatataaacaagaaagaattgtacgaaaaatacatcaaaaacaacaacaacaaccatcttcagttacacaaaaaaaattggacagtatttaaaaatttgaaggtTCATGATCAAACTTACTTGACAATTAGTgttattgtaatatttaaatttgtgtaatagttatgtattcatgtaattttttaaaatctttttgttaagtttttttttgtatattattgttgtctaaatctaacttaaaatattttaaatcttattttaaagttttatttaattttatgtgtaaaatttaaaatctgtaaataaaatttaaaatatttatgagatataatttttttaaggattaaaacaataaacgggaaaatatttatgaatcataaaggtGATGTGTGATTATggggaccaaaatgcaaataaaaatatgaaacttcaagtttgaagttttgaagtttccttttggagagcaaaaaacttcatatttgaagttataaagtgtcttttggagatgctcttagaatagaagtaaaatttatcatttaaacAAAGAATACATAATTCCTATGATGAAATCACTGCAGAATAAATTAGTTAGAATATTATAATTCATAAAATCATCCATTACCAATTACGGCAATAATTAAATACTAGGTGATAATCCGCGTAATCCGCGCCGTGCGCGGAATGAGattattaatttggttatttataaGATAAGAAGACATTAAGCGTGTTTAATGTGGATATCGATTTGGTTCTAGGTTagattttttaaactttttattggCCACAACTTATGTGTAAAGGTTTAGGATACATGAGTATcatagggtttctattcagtttgaacaaaaaataatataatctaacataatatatatgtattcaaCATTCATCATTGTTATATAGATTATGGACCAtcggttttatttttttaatcatttagaTTTTTCACTAATAAAAGGTAATAGATAATATTTGATAATTAATCTTGCATTTAGAATTTTGGACGAAATGATGTCAATTTGATTTGGTTGGTTTCTCTTTTATGAGTTAGaggttattttgtaaaatttgaataatatgagggttctttttaatattttcttttgtcttcGCTTCGGTTTAATCAGACAGAGCCACTTGGAAAAGAATAACCAAACCGGTTGGAATAGAAAAAGGAGGTTAAAACAAATTATGTCTAAAAGTTTGGGGTAGGTTTGAAGGCATTTTAAAAATCTTCTGCCTCCGTTCTGATGGTTAAAAGCTTTTACCGGCAGAAAAAAAATCTCAGAAATAAGGTCGAAGAAAGATGTTGCAGAGCAAGGTTTTCAATAAGAAACAAGAGGAATGCGAATTCAATTTACGTCTAAGAGTTTGCCACAACTTATGTGTAAAGGTTTAGGATATATGAGTATCATAAGATGTCTATTCAGTTTGAACTTATTTTTCGGACAAAAAAAAGGATTGGAGGCATCACAAAAGTGCTGGAGGTTAAGGTGAAGAATGTTGTAAAAGATGTCTTATAACTAAAAAGCTCGATTTTATTAATATGCATAAGTATAAAACTGATATAGTAAATAGATAGCTACCAAAATTCTGAAAGGCAAAACATCATTATtaggtaaaataaaaatatggcATTAAGCAAACGAAAAAGACTTCAAGCTTGATCAACTCTCCAAGTCTGCATTCTTATCCTGCTATAGGAATCCTGTGACAGCATACAAACACAAGAATATAGAAATTAGCATAAATTATAATTAGTTTTGAGCTAACCAATAAATACATATGCAATTACTAACTTAGTATACTTACTTcgatttgaatttttgtatttCTGCCATGTTAGGATCAAATAAGACTTCAGAACAACCTTGTAGGTTGGTTACAAAAGTGAAATCACCTAATTAAGAAGCATAAATGTTACGATACTAAAGAAATAAGTAAGAAATTTTTAATCTGCAATATTATATTGCTAAACTGTTCTCTGAAAAGTTGACAGACACGCAGTTTCTTTGGTGTTgcgttatcatataattaaaaaatgagcTAGGTAAAGACTCAAAGCTGTTAGAAAATTATTAACTATTAAATGGAAAAGACGAAAAAGTAATAGACAAATTAAAGATCATGAAGAAAACGTTATTccagttgataaaaaaaaacgttattCCAAACAGACATGGACGTTGAAAGAATGGAACatataactgttttttttttgtcatccagACGACATGGACACACGTAAGATGAATGTATATTACTGTGATCACCATGAAGAGTATTGAGACCAATCCCAAATATCCTTTTAGTCTCGACATGGCTTGCCAAAAGGCTCATTTCGAGAAGCAAATTCTCGACTTGAATAACAAAATGTCCAATCTCAAGAGCCTTAAACCTTCCAATAATGTCGACAATTTGTTCCAACAGCTCATGTCCACGTGCTTGCCCACGGAGACAAATATCGACGTTGAAAAGTTGTGCCCAAAAGTCCAAAACATCAGAACCAATCTCATCAAGCTACGTAGTGAAGCTATAGGGTATTCAGAGCAACACTACTCTACGGTCTTGGTATCTCTCGAAGACAACCCACTTCACCATTTAGATCTCTACCCCTGCTTACTACACTAACTACCTCAAACTGAGCAAGGTCGAGGTCGAGTCCCAACCAAGATCGCGGTCGTGGGCTCCGGTTCGTTGCCCTTCACATCCATCATATTAGATACGTCCACCTCCCAAATACGATGTTCCACAACTTTGACATCGACCCTCAAGCCAATTGACTCGCCTCCCAATTTATCTCACGCGATATTGATCTTTTTAGATTTAAGTTTTAACGTATCTCGTGTGTTTTAGAATTGAagaaaataaggaaacaaattgTGAGAAGGTCTATCTAAGCGACACATGGCGAAGGTGGTGTGAATGAATTAAAGCCAATGCTTcttctttaatatataaatataaaagatacaGTCTAAGTAAACTTGAAGATCGACATTGTCCTAGTTTTTTCTCAGGCATTTTTCCTCAGGTAGAAACTCAACTATCtcgttttttttccttttggtcCGACCACTCACGGTTTTCACCTAAACCAATGCTCTTAACCACCTGGTTTATtatcagttttaataatttttcaaatcaaaAATCGGCAACGACTCTTTCCCGGGTTTGCGTCCCTGACACAGATCGGATGGTCCTCGACGACGACCATGGAAGCCTTCGAAACAGCAATGAGTCAACCATAGAACgatgtttgtttgttgttgtcGTGATAGTTCAGAAAAGGAGAATAACCGAGTCTCATCTAAGCACACGTCAAAAGCCCCTAAGAAATTTAAGAATCACcacaagaagagaaaaaaatgtgGGGGTAACTAAAAGGCAACAAATAGGGTCTAAGAAACTCGGATGATAGAGAAAACGAGAAAGATTCCTACAGATCTACGCTCTAGCGCAAGACCTCACCTGATCAGGTTggtttttcttattatttagtttgtgTATTAACAGCATGATTAACCCTAAAACCCTTAATGGGGttcttaatgatttttttagtaataattGTAACCTAAGAACTTTTGTTAAGAGATTCCCATTTTGAGTGGTCCAATGAAGGTATCTTAACCGagagttcttaaaaaaataaattatcagtTTTGCTCACCATTGTTGCAGCTCCAAGAACCTTTCTCCAGTTCATGAACTCCGGCTATTGTAGTCCCGCCTGGTGAAGTAACATCATCTTTCAACACACCCGGATGCTTCCCCGTTTTGCTCACCATTGTTGCACCTCCAAGAACCTGCCATAGACGCACACAGCTCAGTCTTCTCTTTCTAGTTTTCAAAACATTAAGACAAACAGAAGAAAATGTTAAAGAAGCTGTAGGGGACCAATGGGTCAGTTGACTGACCGTCTGTGAAGCTAAACCGAGTGCGAGTTTTCGGGGTAAACCAGCAGCTACTCCTCCATCAGCTAAAGCTTCAATGGCTAAGAATATGTACGCTGGTCCACTTCCACTGTAACAAGATTGAAAATATTCAGTTGGGTACATGAATGCTTGGTTCATGACTTGAACAACTTAAGACATTCAGAAACCGTGATGTACCTGAGACCAGTGACAGCATCAAACATTTTCTCATCAGCTTTAAACATCTTCCCCACAGAGCCAAACAACTTAGCAACAAGTGCTCCGTCTTCTTCCGTTGCCGCTGTTCCAAGGCTCATTACTATTTTACGCAAGACATAATGTTCATCATCACTAAGCATTTGATAGTAATAAATCGCAAACAATGGCTCGGAGAAACTACCTGAAGCTGCCTCACCAACTGCAGCTGGTGTATTAGGCATCACCCTTACGAACCGATCTTGACCAGACCATTCCTAACATAAGATAAAAAGGAGATATTTCAGTAAAAAGGTATATCTTTAAGTAAATTCTGCAGATCAATGGTCAATGGATTATAGATctcaaattgtttttattttctattcgaTTATGATtcaatatagaaaaaaaattgagaggTAGAAAGCATACCAACTTGAGGTTTCACAGAGAAGATCACAACATCGCTTTCTTTAATAACCTGCCAAATTTTTTCAACATCCGCCAAGATCATGGTTCACTCCAATGAGAAATCTCTAGCTCCCTCTCTATCTAAGATTACTCTAAGGAGAGGTAAAGAGAGGAAGAACCACTTACTTCTTCGCTACTGGAGAAGACATTGACGCCAAAGGACTCGAAGACTTGACGGCGATTCAGATTCGAGTAAACTGCAGTGGAGTTACGATTCGGAGGACGCATCCCGGAGGCAACGACGCCTCTGGCTATACTCTCCGCCATCTTTCCAGCTCCGATGAACCCTACCTCGAAGCTCTCTGCGGAAATTAGAAGCGTCTccatcgcaaaaaaaaaaaaaaaaaaaaaccaaactctCTCTAACTGTAACAGGTGTCCCTCAAGACACGACTCTACCTTTTCCTAAATAAGACCCATAGCTTAACataattatcatttttcttttttttttaattacaaaaaaaacctaaaaacccTCTTAAGATATCccgttaatcatggtctaataaTCTCATAGAGATGTGGGGATACAGTTTCGCTTTTACATTTTTCATTTGCAATTTCTCTCAGAAActaagattttatatttttaatgaaagtatagaataagaaaagaaaaatataaaagagtGTTAGAAAACAGTACtacgaaaataaaaataaatattaaagaaaaagacTACAAAAATATTAGCGTCAATTAGTTACAAAAGCTATGCTTTTCTCAATTTGATTTTTCATATGCaatgatattttttagttttggtaaatagattattattatataattaacattcatcTTGTGTCCATATTGGACTATTCtaataatataaacaaaaaaaattaaatttaccaATAAATATAACACTATAAATAACATTTGTTTCCACTGTAAATTACATAACCCTCCAAATAACATTTTCCattgtaaattataaaacaaatgtATGCAGTTATAAGACAAATGCTCCTGCTATAAAATACTAGTAACTCTTAAACCAGAAGTTTAAACGCatggcaacaacaacaacaaattaTCAGATTAATAATACAATTGTtaactaatttttggtgcaATTATATTTGTTAACTTGCTTATTATAGTAAAATTTACCACCTTTAAATACAAACTAAACATATACAAATTACCCTAcacttgttttaaaatataaaatatcaaattaaaatagTATAACTGGAAACGAGTGTGGATAACTTGAAAAGTAACCTCGACATAGTAATTTTACAATTTCTCAAATCCTCTATATTggcatataaatatatttggatGACAATAAAAACATATAGTCAAATACAGTAATATTCATTCCAGTTACAAAAATACAGTAATATTCATGtttacttatatattttggtgAGAAATCGTACGAGTTCCCGATTTGAAAAACTTGTGCATGACCGGGCACGTTAATTACAAACACACTCTAAATACATACGCGTTCTGCACAAGTTTTATGTTCACTACCAAAAAATACAGTAATATTCATGTTTGGTAATGCACTATATTCAAGTTTATAAACACACtctatatgtattttaaaatgagTAAAATAATCAGTTTGGATATTAAACTGAGTAGCAAAAAAGtttgcatattaaaaaaacttaacgAAATTTAGTTAAagtatttttatgaaatttttccaATAATATGATACCCTTTATAATAACATCCAATCATCCAGTGGTTgcatatattttaattgataaatcAACTTATTTGACgaaattattttagtattttattcaACCtacaacatattttattttattttggaaagaaaaataaTGTTGGTAACATTATTTACCGGTTAGTATATATAAACTATCTGCCCaacatgattttaaaaatagtttctaaAAAGGTCAATATTAATTTTGATCCGCATAAAACCAATCACATTAGTAAGTACGaagtttatcaaaaataattagatGACTCTTTGGAGGAATTGCACCGTAAGAAAATTTGGTATCGTACGTTTTGCAAATAAATAactttatttacaaaaaataaagagaacaaaaacttgTTCCAAAGTGAAATATTTCGTCTCACGTAAAAATTGAAGTTTAAAGGGAATTATGGAAAAAATTCATCCTTATGTATATGTagtcttttatcaaaaaaatgtatatttagtTTGTATATTGgtctgattttatgtttttagtttttagaaaaCCAAAGGTAAAACTAAACGAGCTTGTAAAATTACTGTAGAATTTATGCTGTAAATGTATTTGGCTTTAGCTTTACATTTACTAAGGTAGATTTTTCTTTAGagatttttgttgtagttaTGATAACGGTAACCGTAAATTattggttatatttttttaaaataaaatatgattgaatAAAATGTGTTGTAGctgtaaaaaaatatgttattaaattaacGATTTAGCgaatttatccaaaataaaataaaaatcatataaaaataaaaatttaaagaaaaaccaCCATATAGataataatgataaatttttaTCAACGAGAATTCTATAAATTCATTGCAATCTCATCTCGAAAGCCTtccatgtattatttttttcatttttccttCCATTTTTAGTTGATAATTTCAATTCTTAAGTTTATCTAACtttaaattattagtttatgatCAAGGATTATCATTGATTTGAATATACTAAATATTTGACTATATACGTACCTcatatattattagtttatgaTGAAGGATTATCTTTGTTTTGAATATActaaatatttgattaatatagATATACGTACCtcatatgttgatgaaaaagAGAacgttcttttctttttcaattatgagtttatattttctaaagccCAAAAATAAGGATGTAGGATTTCAGTCTAAAccaaatagaaaaattaaagttttatcctttttgatgtaaaaaaaataaagttacattTTGATTGgtaaacatttataaagttttgCTGTaggttttaattttgaaaactaaaGCTACAACATGATTGGTTAAgattagtgatttaaaattttttaaagctAAAGTATTAAGTTAAAACCTGACAAATCATTCccattaagttttttttttgaactgaacaaaatattaagttgATAAAGTTTCTTAAGaactattaaattaaatatgtattttacaaGGAGAATATGAAGGAGGGTTTATTCTATGCATAGACCTATCTATTTAGGGGTGGCACAAGCCAAATACTTGCTAATTTTTGAAGATTTGGTATTTGGCTTGGCTCTTCAAGTAACCGTATTTAGGACTTGAACTTGACTTGATCAAAACAAATACTtactcaagaaaaaaaatagtactTACAAGTTACTTGATCCGATTTGTTACTTGATAAAATCAAGTACTCATTTCTAAAATACCTATTACTTGCAAATTgcaaataagtaaaataaagtaTAATCTCATACAAAGAATTTTgctatcttttttttatcaaaaactttTATTCgaatctaatatttttatctgatttgagttacaatataaataaaatacaaaatacgttaaatatataataagattttttgtAGAAACGAATAGCGAATAATAGGTAAAGACAAATAATGAgataaatattgaaaaatataaaaatatttgacacTTGACttaaatttacaaataataattttattggcTATTATCTGATTTAATAATGTCGAGAACTTGATTTTTAAGACGAAGTTAAACAAATAAGCCAAGTAAGAAGATTCATGGCTCATCTAATTGTACTTAAAACTATGCCAAGTACAAACGAGTCAagtggtaaaaaaataaaaaagacttGGTATTTGGCTTGTGCTTGGAAGTTTTTGATTTGAAAAACCTATTACTTGATTTGACCACTACAAGTACTTGATTTTACAGGGCAAGTACGTGACGAGTAGCGGATAAGAGCAGAGTATTGAGTATATGTGCCCAAACTTCTATTTTGGTATGGGTTTTCATCCTACTAGTCcataatattcatttttttcaatagttcaaataattatttaataaatatctaatTAAATTATTCAAATGGATATGGAAAAATACAAGAAgaatagaaaaagaagatagatagaaaatagaattaaataatatatttaaagatTAAACTTTCTCATTTTTAGAAGATTATCCAGAATATCTATCCCAAAACTGATTTTTTCCTAAACTATCATAAGCTTAAACTTCCTATCCTTTTTGTtctgaatatttgaagtactattttaatatctaaattttCTATTCCATTTGTTTCTTATTGTTATTAACTCTAATTTCTGAAATGAATTGTACGAAAGCTAAATTAGATACTCTTAGGGTGTGATTGTATagatattttagagtaaaacTGTTTTACTTTACTTTCTGCAATATATTTTACCAATcaggttaaaatatatttgagcCGAATACAACTGAAAATGGTGTAAATTATCTGGTATGTTTTGAACAGGGTAAACATTt
The window above is part of the Brassica napus cultivar Da-Ae chromosome C3, Da-Ae, whole genome shotgun sequence genome. Proteins encoded here:
- the LOC125583850 gene encoding pyrroline-5-carboxylate reductase-like, with product MPNTPAAVGEAASVMSLGTAATEEDGALVAKLFGSVGKMFKADEKMFDAVTGLSGSGPAYIFLAIEALADGGVAAGLPRKLALGLASQTVLGGATMVSKTGKHPGVLKDDVTSPGGTTIAGVHELEKGSWSCNNGAFDVCLDETRLFSFSELSRQQQTNIVLWLTHCCFEGFHGRRRGPSDLCQGRKPGKESLPIFDLKNY